The following nucleotide sequence is from Psychroflexus torquis ATCC 700755.
GGCATCGTCAAACAGTTCATAATCCACACCTGTAAAGATGGTGTTGTGGTCAAGGTCTTCTGTAATATCGGTAAATTGTGGGGCAAGGTCAAGACGGTCTCCACCACGTCTATACTCTTTAATTCCTGTAAAATCTACACCTATACGGCTATTATCGTTAGGTCGCAAAAAGGCTTTTGCACCTAATGAATTGTTAGTCAATTTTGTGATCTCGCTAAAACCATCATCATTGGCATCAAACGCATCACGGTTACGGAATATACCATAAACAGTTACGCCGCTAGTTAAATCTTCGCTTACTGTTGAAGCGTTTAAGTTTACGTTGCGGTCTAAAGCTTCACCACCTATAATTCCTAAATTGGAACTTATTTCCCAACTGTCATTAATAGGCTCTTTGGTAATTACATTTATAGTTCCTGCAATGGCATTAGAGCCAAAAAGTGCAGAACCACCACTTCTAACCACTTCCACGCGGTCTATAATGCTTACAGGAATTTGTTCCAGACCATATACACCGTTGAGCGCACTAAAAACAGGACGACTGTTTACGAGTATTTGTGTATACTGACCCCCAAGCCCGTTAAGGCGTACCTGGGTGAATCCACAGTTTTGGCAATTGGTTTCCACCCTAACTCCAGGCTGGTAATTAAGCCCGTCTGCCAGCGATATTGACTGGGTGGCCTGAAATAATTTTGAACTGAGAACATTCACAATTACAGGGGCCTCTTTCTTACTGATGCGGTTTCTGGTAGCACTCACGACAACTTCTTCAAGACCGAGTACATCTTCTACAAGGGAAAAGTTAACTTCTTGTGTAATTTCTGCTTCACTGCTTATTTGCTTTGTTTGAGTTCGAAATCCTTGTGATTGTACCACAATAGCAATAGTTCCCGACGGAACGTTTAAAGTGAATTTACCGTCAATATCTGCACTTGTGCCATTCGTACCATTTTTAACATAAACATTTGCAAAGGGAACAGGGTCGCCATTGTAGGTTACAGTTCCAGATATTACGGCCTGTTTGTCTTGAGCAATAGCGGTAGTTATGGAAAATAGTGATAGTAAAATAAGTATAAATTTCATTTGTTCTAATTTTATTAATAGTTGATTTAAAGGTTAGTTAAGCTTAATTTATTTTAAATTTGAAAATGGTGAACTCAATCAATCAATGTGAGGTGCTCTTCTACATCCTCACGTACTTTAGTAATGTTTTGTGTTTGTAGACTATTCCGCTCAGCATAATTCGTATAGTTGAGCATCGCTATTTTCAGCTCGCTTTGGATTTCATCTGAATTTACCGTGCTATTCCCACCGAGCGTCAACAAGAAATAAATTACCCTTTTGAGCATTTTGCTTCCCTTTTTCTTCATTTTCATTTCTTCATAGGTAAAAGCAATGTTGTTGCACGAAATCGCAAACAGTTGTACAAATGGAATATTAAGTCGAGTAGCTTCTTTATTATAGGTGTTCAAAATCTTGGCATGGTCTAGTGCGTCCCGATATCCATTTAAGGATTGTTCATAATCGCCCTTTCTAAACAAAGCGTTCGATACTTCAGTCTTTGCTTTCCAGTGATTTTCAATATGCTTTAAACGGCTTTCACACATTACCTAGTTGTTTAGATTTATATTGTCAATATTATGGTTGACGATATTCCAAAAACGCTCTACAAACTTGGAACGTGCATTACGATAGTCTATGTAGTAGTCATGTTCCAAAGCAACTGAGGTAAGAATCGGTTCTTTAGACTCCGTTAGTGTTGTATATAAATCTTTCATTGGAATACGTTTCAATTTGCCCGCATCATTTTGTGCCAACCAAGCCCATCCAGCTCCAAACAATTTTGTAGCCAGTGTTAAAAATTGAGCTTTAAATTTGTCAAAACTTTGAAAATAGTGTTTCGTAAGTTCCTTGATGCTTCTACCGAGTCTACCGCTTCCATTTGGCGAGAGGCAACTCTGGCTCCAATGTTGTGAAGTGTTGCTAAACAATGCTGTGTCTTGCTTTTTATGTCTTTCTAAAATGAGTTCTTCAACCGTCTTTTCTTCAAGTTCGGCGTCTTGATTAAGACTATTTAAATTTTTAACGTAAACGGCCTGATGCTTACCGAAATGATAATCAAACGTTTCTTCCATTACAAAGGATAACAAGGCTTGCTTATTATACGGTAGATCTGGGAGTTTTTTTGAAACGTTCATAATAATCTTCTGTTTTTAGTTTTCTAAAATATTATTTAGAACTGCAAAACTAATAATTTAGACTTGTCTAAACTAATGATTCGATAATTATTTATTTTTTTGTTAAAAATTATTTTATGGCTTCAGATATTTAATAGAATTATGTTAAGCCTTTGTTCTATTTACATCAAAAGAACGAGGATATTTCTTTGTCTGATTTAGGAAGAATTGCAGGTAAGTAAGCCCACTGCAAACGATATGATAAAAAATTACAAACTGAAGGGGTTATAATTTCAAAAAAATGCAAACCGATAAGAATAACCGAAAAAGGTAAACAACGGGCCGCTGAAATTATCAGAAAGCACCGATTGTCTGAAATGTTTTTAATGAAAATAATGAAATTTGGTTGGGAAGAGGTTCATGAAATTGCGGAAGAATTAGAGCATATTAAAACAGATAAATTTTTTAACCGAATGGATGAGTTGATGGGATTTCCAAGAATAGACCCACACGGTTCGCCACTAACTGATAAAAACGGAAATTTCAATAGACCTAACTACAATCGGCTTTCTCAAATTTCCGTACAATCAACTATTATAGTAAAAGCATTACGGGATAGTTCCAACGAATTTTTATTGTTCTTGAATAACAAATCAATCCAACTCAATACAAAAATTACTGTTGACCATATTGAAGTTTTTGATGGAAGTTTAACTGTTTCGTTTGATGGTTATACAGATGTGGTTTTAGGCAAATCCATTTGTGACCGAATTTTGGTTGAAGAGGTTTGATTTTTTTATTAGCTCTAATACCAAATTAGACCTATAATGGCGCAATAAATCGTTTTACCGAAATGAATTCGGCACAGGCTTTCTTCGCCTGCTTTTCATTAAAAATAATTACCGTAGCTAAGGCTATGCTAGTTATTTTTGATTTCAATCAATCAAAAAACCTGTGCTGAGCTACGTCATAGCATAATTCAATTTATTCATACGGCATTATAAATATAATTTGGTATAAATCAATTTATAGGAGAACTAAAAAAATGGTAAGAATATCATAGCTGGTAATTCTTAAATGTGTGGGGGATGGCAATAAACAGCTCTTTTATTTTTAGTGGTCGTGGCTTATTATGGTTGTGGGAAAATAATTGTGCTGTTTGCAGGGTCGGGTTTTAGTGGTAGTTCGGATTTATTTAGCATCCACTTAAAGTTTAGGATAGGAATATGTAGCCAAATGAAAGAGTAAAAAGCTAGCTTTAATCGCCGTAGCCAAGAAGATACTCAAAAACTGTTTTGCCGTTGCAAAAACAGGCAAGCCTTATGTTGAAAGTTACATTTCTGTGTTACCTAGATATATAGAAGAACTCAAGTTTCGCACCTAATCAATTTCACTTAACACCTTGATGATTAAAGCTATGGGTATTTGTTAGAAACCCATAACTCTCAATATCCTCTATTATTTTGGATGTAATAAGTTCAATATCAATTGATTCTACTAGTTTTTCCAAATTGGTTAAAATTAAGTTGACAACTGCCAATATTCTGATATTCAGCTTATTTTCAATATAATCCTGTTTTAAATCTTTAAATAATCCGCCTATGGTTTCATAAGCCTCCATTCTGTACCGAATACTTGTGAGCAGATATTGGGTCATTGCAATTGTTATTTGTGCAATCTGGACATCAAAATTGGTAGACTGACACTTTCCAAGACCAAAGAGCTGCTTGGCTTCTTTAAAAAAGACTTCAATTGACCATCGAATACTATATACTTCAATTGCTTTTACAAATTTGAGTGATGTATCAGTGGTTATTAAGGTGTGCCATTTGCCGTTCTTCCCACGCTTCGAAATAAAGAGAGCAACCTTGAGCCCATCAATTTCAGCTATGTAATGATGGTAGTAGTAATTGAATTTACGACAGCGCTTGGGCTTTGCTTTCTGTTTTTTAAGTTGTGCTAAAGTTTTGACCTTTGATCTGACTTCAATTTTACTATTGTATTTATACATCCCAATAATATGGGTCGAACTGCAAATACTTCGTAACTTTTTAAGTAATCCCACACTTGTAAACCAGGTATCTATTAAAATATAGTCTACAGAAATTTTACGCTTTACAACCCTGGAAAACATTTGCACTACTAGGTCTGTTTTCTTTTTATTGAGTTCCCTATACCTCTTTGCCGCAACTGTTTTACTACATCTTGGTGTCTTCTTTTGGGCCTTACGCTGCTTTGCGGTTAGACCATATTTTAATCTTGATGTTTTGCTCTCACGGTGCAGACTAAAATCAATGGGGATAAAAACACTTCCATTCCAATACCCAGCCACAAGTAGCTTGAAACCTAAATAGTAGGTCTTTGACACATGGTTGTAGATCTTTGAGACTCCTTCAATAGTCTTTCCTGTTTTTGAAAGATCAGTATCATCAAAGATCAAGCATCTTGTAGGGTCTGCTGAGGGGGTGAAGAGTTCATCTTTCAATAGATATTGCTTTACAAACTGGGCCAAAAAAGCTCTCCAATTAATTTTTTGATTTGCCAAGATTCGATAGTATGAATCTTTTCCACATTTATTAAGTTCTGGATCTTTGTCAGTTGTAAGTCCATAAATAGAATTAATTCCAATGGCTCTAGTTTAATACAGCTATTATATGTATATTTAGATTATGAACATAGATAATCTAAAAGAGGAAATACTATCACTATCCACTCTAGATCGTGATAATCTGTTAAAGGATATTACAGATTCACTTGAGCATAATCAATTGGTTGAGCGGGCTTCCCGTCGCCATATTTTAGATAATAAAATGGGCGGATGCCCACATTGTTTACATGAAAAATATGTTCGTTTTGGAGTTGACAAAGGCTCGCAGCGCTATAAGTGCAAGTCTTGCAATAGAAGCTTTACTGAATATACTGGCACTTGGATGGCGGGACTTCAAAGAAAGGATATGATTTCATCTTATTTAAGTCTTATGGTTCAAGAAAAAAGTTTAGATAAAATAAGTTCAGAATTAGGCATCAATAAAAAGACAGCCTTTGATTGGCGTCATAAGATATTAGCTTCATTCGATACTAAAAATGACGATGACCAAGACAACTTTACAGGTATTACAGAGAGTGACGAAACCTTTTTCCTAAGATCAGAAAAAGGTATGGAGGTAAAAGATAGGGAATCAAGAAAAAGAGGCGGTAAGTCTAAAAAGAGAGGTATAAGTAAAGATCAAGTTGCGGTAATTGTAACACAGGATAGAAAATCAACATTAGACCTTAGCGTGGCTAAACTCGGTCGAATAGGAAAAGTAGATATAGAAAATGCTATCGGTAAACGTGTTATAAAGGATATAACCATATTGTGTAGCGATGCCCATCACAGTTATAAAGGGTTTGCCAAAGATAGCGAAACAGAGTTCCACATCGTAAATGCATCAAAAGGAGAAAGAGTAAAAGGAAAGTATCACATACAACACGTTAATTCTACTCACAATAGAGTTAAAAAATGGATTGAAAATACCTTTTGGGGAGTATCAACAAAATATCTACA
It contains:
- a CDS encoding superoxide dismutase, encoding MNVSKKLPDLPYNKQALLSFVMEETFDYHFGKHQAVYVKNLNSLNQDAELEEKTVEELILERHKKQDTALFSNTSQHWSQSCLSPNGSGRLGRSIKELTKHYFQSFDKFKAQFLTLATKLFGAGWAWLAQNDAGKLKRIPMKDLYTTLTESKEPILTSVALEHDYYIDYRNARSKFVERFWNIVNHNIDNINLNN
- a CDS encoding IS1595-like element ISPto1 family transposase encodes the protein MNIDNLKEEILSLSTLDRDNLLKDITDSLEHNQLVERASRRHILDNKMGGCPHCLHEKYVRFGVDKGSQRYKCKSCNRSFTEYTGTWMAGLQRKDMISSYLSLMVQEKSLDKISSELGINKKTAFDWRHKILASFDTKNDDDQDNFTGITESDETFFLRSEKGMEVKDRESRKRGGKSKKRGISKDQVAVIVTQDRKSTLDLSVAKLGRIGKVDIENAIGKRVIKDITILCSDAHHSYKGFAKDSETEFHIVNASKGERVKGKYHIQHVNSTHNRVKKWIENTFWGVSTKYLQQYMNWYRIKENIKSRSDRANAFVEETIALGTLKRYNQIESRYENLISTQT
- a CDS encoding metal-dependent transcriptional regulator codes for the protein MTEKGKQRAAEIIRKHRLSEMFLMKIMKFGWEEVHEIAEELEHIKTDKFFNRMDELMGFPRIDPHGSPLTDKNGNFNRPNYNRLSQISVQSTIIVKALRDSSNEFLLFLNNKSIQLNTKITVDHIEVFDGSLTVSFDGYTDVVLGKSICDRILVEEV